The DNA window CTGCTGGCACCATGTTTGATTGTAATGCTGTCAATACCAGTGCGTATGCAGTGTTATTTGGCCTTCCTTTGTCAGCATGGGGGCTTTCGTTTTATCTATTTTTTATTGCTATACTCATTGTGTATTTTAAATACTGGCGTCATAGTATAATTGAATTTGGTATGCTGTGGCTTACCATATTTGCTGTGCTACTTTCAGTTGTGCTTGGATTTATATCATTTGGTAAAATTAAAAAATTTTGTTCATTTTGCATGATACTGTGGTTATGCAACGGTATATTGCTTGTGCTGGTGGGTATGCATATACGCCGTTTGTACAATGGTTTTAAAAGAGCCGTTAATACAATACATGATTTTGATGTCATTGCGTTGATGAAGGATACCCAAGTACAAAAAATTATGATTATAGTTTCTATAGCTGGTATCATTTCACTGGGACTGGGGTATGGACTTAATGCTTCACTGAAATATGCATATAATCAAAAAGAAAAAGAAAGAGAAAGTAAGCTTATAGAAGAATTTAAAAAAGATTATGAACAATATGAAAAAGTAAACATACCAGTTGACGACATAGAACCTTTTGCAGGAGCAAAAGAAAATCCTGTGCATATTGTTGTATTCTTTGATTTTAACTGTGGGGCCTGTCACAGAGCTATTGCACTTCTTAACGAATTAGCAATGAAATATGAAGGAACTGTTGCCCTGTACCTGCGGCATTTTCCGCTGGATGGAACCTGCAATACGTTTATTAAACATGCAAAAGATGGCGCTTCATGCATTGCTTCACAGTTTGCTTATGCCCTGTATGGTGACAAAGAATACCACGAATATATTATGCAGCTTATGACCCACACGGGTAGGGTTGATGATGATGTAATAAAAGAAGTTATTACTGGATTAAAGAAAGACTTTACGCAGCTTGAAGCAAAAGCAAATACACCACAAGTGAACAAACTTTTGCAGGATGATATAGCATTGGGCGGTAAACTTGGAATTCATGCAACCCCCACAATCATCATTAACAACACAAAATTAAGACCAGGCATCCCCCCAGCGTATATATTGGAAATGGCAATAAAAATAGAGATGGCAAAAAATAAATAATTTATCGCTTGAAAATTATTGCTTCAACACCTGCTTCATCCATCATGGCTTTTGCCAGTTCATCGTTGTAGGGGTGCTCAAATATAAATGTTTTAATACCCGCGTTTATCAGCATCTTGGTGCATATGGAACATGGTTGGTGGGTAACATAGATAATGGCACCAGCTATTGAAACACCGTGGAAAGCAGCCTGTATAATGGCATTCTGTTCAGCATGCAAGCCACGACACAGCTCATGGCGTTCGCCTGATGGTACGTTGTAGATGTTGCGAAGGCAAGTTTCAGGAGTGCAGTGTGTTATACCCGTTGGTACGCCGTTGTAGCCGGTGGATAATATGCGTTTATCTTTCACAATGACTGCACCAACTTTGCGACGTATACATGTTGCACGTGTGGAAACATCATGTGCAATCATCATGAAATATTCATCCCAGGTTGGTCTCATTTTGCGCTCACTTTGCATTGTAGCTGTAAATCAACTGAATAATCCATAACCGTGTGCAGTGTAAATTTCACTGTTAATGGAATTACACTGTGATAAACATATCGCTTTGGTTTTAGTAAATCATGTTTTTTTGCATATTCTTTGACTGGCTCAATAGGAATTGCGGCTGTCAGCGTTACTGGTTTTTGTGGTGTTATGGCAAGCGCTGTGGATGTATATTCAAAAGATTGTGACAGTATTTCTTCATTGTTATGGGCGATAGTTACTGTAACAGGTGGCTTTTTTACTGAAAGCTGAGATGATGTGTTACTGGTAAATGTTACCGATGCCAGGATTGGCTGGTTGATGGTATGAATAATGGAGAAGCGCACCTGAACGCCGTTTACTGCAACGGTTTGATAGATATAATCAGTTGGCTCTTTTTTCTGGATAATGAGTGTTAACAGGATGATGAACACTATAATGTTAATGAGCAAAAAGATGCGTGAAAATTTCTTTTTTCGCTGATTGGTGTCAGGAGGCATTTCACCTTTTTTGATGTATTCAATATATTCCTTTGCTTTTTCCTGCATTGTGTTATTCTATCTGTTGTAGTATTGCTTGGGGAAGGGTAAATTCTATGGTTTTTAGTTTATACATAAAGCCATACAGCATTGCAAAAAAATTAATTGTTAATGTTTTGGTGTCCTGTAATGATTTGAAAAAATAGGCGTTCACAGGATTGTTAGCAAAATGAAATGTATGGTACGTTTGAATTTGGTTGCCATCAGCAAACATGGTGAGTGAAGTTGATTTTTCATCTTTTTCTACCAGCCATGAAACATTGGTTGGCAAAATATCGTCAATGGCTTCGGGTAAATCAAAATATAAAAGGTAATAATCATCAGGGGTTGACAATAGCAGTGATGCACCCGCATCGTCAAAAAAATCATATAGCAGGGCAAAAAACTCTTTATCAAGAGTAGAGTTGTCCGCAAGTTTTCGTAATGCATCAATAAACTGTTGCGTTGCAATGATGTCCATATCCAGTAACTATCGCCTATAAAAAATTTTTTAAAGTATAAAGCCTGTGCAGATAGCAGTGTATATTGCTGGTAACTATCGCTCAAAAATTATATAAAATTTCAATTGTGGAGTTGGTAAATAACCCATACAGTTTGAATGAAAAATATATGATAACAAACACAAGTAAAATCATGATGACGATATTCATTTTGTCAAGAAGCCTGTCAGAAATTGATTCTTGCAATTTGTTCATCATGAATGCAATCAATGTAAGGTAGCCTGCAAGTCCCGTGCAGCAGGATACAAGAAATGTGACTTTTAGCGGGACGGACATAGTTTCAAAGAGCTGCAAATCTAAAAGAAGTTTATAGCCAATAACCCACCATACAATCATGCCGGGATTAGTAATGGCAATGGTTAATCCGGTAAGAAACGATGTGCGTTTTTTGTACTGAATATGAGGCTTGTGCGCAGGGGGTATGTGCTTGTGTTCACGGTATGAACGGTACAAAAGCGCTATGATAACAAGAATACCAAGTGAATAGGTAAAGATCTGAACCTTGGGGTAATGTAAAAATCCGCCAATGCCAAAGAGCACCAGCACACCATAGATAAAGTCAGAAGTAACCGAACCCATTGCTACCGATATTGCCGGCTTTAAATGGCCGTTAATGGCTTTTTTTATGACTTCAAGCTGGACAGCGCCAACAGGAATTGATGAAATAAATCCAATAAAAAGCCCAAAAGCAAATAAAAAAAAGATATGAATGGTATACATGCCATACCCTGCACGTGATTTTTTTCTATTTTATACGTTGCAAATTGTGGTAAAAAGTTGCAAGTATTTTTTTGTAAATATTATTTCTTGTCTTTCTTTTTACGCTCTTCAACTTCCTGGGGTGTGAGTTTTTTGCCCTGTAGTACTATTTTGCGAATTGATTCTTTGGAAAAGTCATCTTCAAAGATAATTTCTTTACCTTTATACACTTTGAGGTTATCAATGATGGGGATGCAGTTCTTTGAAGCAAAGCCAATTTTCCCACCTTCAAGCTCTTCATCAATTGTGTGCGATAGTACCTGTGCATTGTCTATTGCTACAGTTACTGTTTTGCCTTCAGCAGTGATTGTCAGTGCGTACACTCTGCCATATTCAAGCTTTATTTCTTTTGTGGCAAGAGTAGTTATGGTAAAATTACCCTTTGCCTGCTTTGGCAGTGTGGTGTCCTTGATGTCGGATTTTATGATTTGTATGGTGGTGATACTGTTGGTAGTACCGGTAAATTGAACTGCGTAAAACTGTCGGTAATCAGATGCAGCAAAAAATGTGAGATAGGTGGCACCATCCGCAGGTGAGTAAATGGCAACGGTGTGGGTAATGGAAGTGAAATCATAGTCACTGGTGCTGATAAGTGAATTTAAGTTTATTAACGGGCTGTAGTCAAAGGAATACGATTTGCTCCTGTTTTCGCGCAGGTATGATTCTTTATTATCGGATACCACCGACCAGTTGCCTGAAATCTGCTGCCAGGTATACGGGGGTGTGCTCTGGGAGTAGGAGAAAATAATGGAGAGTAATAGCGTAATTTTAGTTAGTATTATTGCGTTCATTAATTTATTGATTTTCATGCTTTGCTCCACTATTTTGAATTTAAATCTGATACCAATTTTTATAAAATTTTGAGATGGCATTATCCATAAAAAAATTGCACTTTTAAAATTAAAGTGTAGCGATATTTTCAATGTAAAACGTGTAGAATTCGTTATTAATCGACTATCACACAAAGGGAATTTTTGCAATTAAAAAGTGATGTTACAAACAGTATTTTATTTTCAAATGACTTCACATCATATTTACTTTTTTTGTATAAAATAAATTCCATCTTTATTATGAAAATGCCTTTTCTTTTCTAAAAAATTAAACGTAATGTATTGCCTTTATCTTTAAATTCTTTTCATAAATACATTACAGGTATACTATATTCCGTTTGTATTGAATATGCATTGATCATTATTTTTCAATTTTTGACGTTTTTACAATTATCCCTCTATTTTAATAGTTGATGATATAGATTGCCACGTCTAAATTTCGTTGAGACAGGCTATATCTTTTCTGTCATTGCGAGCAAAGCACGGCAATCTCAGTTGTATGCATCAAGGGCTTGCTTTGTCGTTCCAATGCGACTCCTTGCAATGACGGTTTAATTTTTATTACTATGGGGTTACCGAGTCAATAGTATATACTTCAGAAGAGCCTTCGTTTAATGTAAGAGAACTTGAATTTGTTTCTTCAATAATTACAGTTCCTTCCTGAAATCCTGAACCTTCATCAATACTTGCAACAACTGTTCCTTCAAGTTTATTAACCTCTTTGGATTCTGTTTGAGATTGATCGGCATATCCACCACTTTTACTCCATTTTGCATCTCCATCTGCCCATATAATATCATTTATAGGATTTCCCGCATCATTTATCCATGCAAGCTCTGTGGGATTATCCTGATTACATCCTATGCCTGCATATAATATCATGCTTATAATTGTTATTGTTACAAGTGATTTTTTCATAAGATCCTCCAATTTTTAGTAAACAATGTATAGTATCGTAGTTAAAATACAAAACTTTGAGATGCCCGGCATGGCATCTTTATGAGTATATACAATCCAAGTGCAGTATACAAGCAATGCATAGGTCTCAAAGCATTTCAAAAAACGCCAGGCATAGTGTCATTATAACACATGTACTCACACTATGAGAGACGTAATGTATGGTGTCTTTATAGGGTAAATGTTTTAAAGACATTTATCCTGCAAAGTCGTCACACATAACGTCTCTTTTTAACAAGATATTGTTTTTATATACCGTCGTCAATTTATTTTGTGCAAAATATTTTGATGTATAGGGATATAAGGCTCTGACCCTTACAATAATATCACCCCTTCGGGGTTTTTTAGTTAATAACAGCATGTCATCCTGAACGTGTTTCAGGAACTCATTAGTGGGAACAAGAGATTCCAGGTTAAGCCCGGAATGACGTATTACTTTGTCATTTCAAAGGAGCGAAGTGACTGAGAAATCTTAAAGTGGGAGGCAAGATTTCTCGCTGCGCTCGAAATGACATAAAGGATAGCTCGAAATGACAAAAAGAGATGACCAGAATGACAGATAGGCAACAAGTCATCCTGAACTTGATTCAGGATCTACTTATAAGGCTCTGACCCCCAAATACACTATCTCTCCAATAACTCTGCACACTTTGCGTACTCTGCGTGATGCATAGGTTTGTCTCACACAGAGACCGCAGAGATGGGGAGGGTGAGGCTCTGACCCTGTTACAATAGTATAATAGTATCACCCCTTCGGGGTTATATATTGAATACCAGGGATTCATCCTGAACCATGACCTGAATTTATTTCAGGATCGATTCAGTGTAGTCATCCTGAACTTGATTCAGGATCTCAATGGTGAGGATAAAGATTCCGGGTTAAGCCCGGAATGACGTATTACTTTGTCATTTCGAAGGAACGAAGTGCTGAGAAATCTTAAAGTAGGAGGCAAAGATTTCTCGCTGCGCTCGAAATGACATAAACAATTGCTCGAAATGACAAAAAGAGATGACCGGAATGACAGATAGGCAACAAGTCATCCTGAACTTGATTCAGGATCCAATCACAATGCTCACCCCTTACAATAATAGCACCCCTTCGGGGTTAGTGTGATGTTGTGATGAAAATAATATGCTCTGACCCCACTAAGGATCTTACGTATCATCCTATCCATTAAGGATCTGCCACAAATCCCACTATCTCTCCCATAACTCAGCGTACTCTGCGTGATGCATCGGTTTGTCTCACGCAGAGACCGCAGAGATGGGGAGGGTGAGGCTCTGACCCCAAATCCCACTATTTCTCACATAACTCTGCGTACTCTGCGTGATGCATCACTTTGTCTCTAGAGTCTAGGCTCTGATCCCTTACAATGTATCACCCCTTCGGGGTTTCTTGATGATGTTGTGATGAAGATAATATGCTCTGACCCCATGGTTTGCAATTTTTTTATAACTTTTTTATCAAAAAGTACAAATTTTTTCCTACATCCTTTTAATTTTTTCTGCTTCATGCGTTGTATAGAGTAAGAAATACCCTTTTTCACACAATATTTTACATCAATGGAGGAATACGTATGGCACGGAAATTGCGTGTACAGATGCCAGGGTTAACCTATCACATTACTTCTCGCTGCATAGAGTGGCGAAATATGTTAGAAGAAGAGTACTTTAAAGCCTGTTTTGTGGAAATTTTACGCAGAGCAAAAGAAAAATACCGGTTTAAGCTTATTGCCTACTGTATTATGGACAATCACATCCATTTGGTTATTCACACAGTAGATGATGGAGCACCTATAGGGCGCATTATGCAGTATATTAAGGCACGGTTTGCTGAAATTTATAATAAAATGACTGGTAGAACCGGCCCTTTCTGGAATGAGCGCTATAAGGATAGTATTGTAGAGTTTGCCCGTGATGGGTTTCACTATTTGTTGTGGTTGTTGTGGTATTTGGCGTATAATCCGGTACGGAAAAACCTATGCTCTGACCCTACAAAATACCACTACAGCAGCATAAAAGCATATTTACAGGAGGATGCCGATGTAGGAGTGCCAATAGATTACCATGACTATTTTAAAGAGTTAGGGAAAACATTTGCCGAAAGGGTAAAAAGATTTATGCACTACGATGAAATATACCGCAAGCGCTATTCAATTGCGGGGTGGGTGTAATGCCATAAAAAAATTATCGGGGCTGTCTCAAAAAAACCTTGGTGCACACAATAACGTGAGTGCAATCTCATTGCAAGCGTAACGAAGAATCTCAATGTCACAGAGGATGAGATTGCCACGCGCTTGCAGCGCTCGCAACTATGGGATTGCTTCGTCACTTTGTTCCTTGCAATGACGTGGGTGTAAAGTAATTGTAATGAGGGGTCTTTTAGAACACCCTCTGTGTGTAATAATAATTAAATATTTTACAACGTTGCCTTTAATCCAACATAAAAGCTACGCTGTGGCATATTGTACCCGTACACATGCTGGTAGTGTTTGTTGGTTATATTTTCAGCTTTTGCCTGTATGGTAACCTGTGGGGTCAGAGCATAGTGTGCTGCAATATCTGATTTTACATATCCTTTCAGCGTCACAGCCACAGTGGAAAATGTAGCAGCATCAAAATAAGAATCATTACGTTTTCCCACGTAGGTGCCAGTATATGATATGCTGAATTTCCCAATGTATATATTTACAGTGGCGTAGCCCTGATGTTTGGGTCTGCGCAAAAGCTGTGTATCAGTGCTTTCATCAATTGCTTGGGTATACGTATATCCACCTCCAAGGGTCAGAGCCTTAAACGGCTGCAGTGTAAAAGATCCTTCAAAGCCTTTAGTGGTAACCCTGCCAATGTTAATATATTTTCCCGGCCAGGTGCTGGAATCATAGTCTATCATATTGTGATAGTTGTTTTCAAAATAAGTAACACCAACGGTAAGGATATCAAACAATGGTTGTTCAATACCGACATCGTAACCGGTGTTTTCTTCTGGCTTTAAATCTTTATTTTCATCAGTATATACGCCGCCATCACCATAGATTTGATACAGGCTTGGTGCTTTGTAGCCTTTGCCCCAGTTACCTTTAAGTTTTGTTTTTACCACAGGGAAAACAACAGCCGGTGAAACTGTATAGCTTTGCTGCCAGCCAAAGATAGCATTTTTATCGGCTCTGACCCCTGCAGTTAGATAAAACATTTTACCTACATTTATATGATCCTGAGCAAAGAAGCCAATAACATCAGTATCATTGGTGGTTTTTGATGGAGTCAGGTAATC is part of the Spirochaetota bacterium genome and encodes:
- a CDS encoding vitamin K epoxide reductase family protein; the protein is MENKNIFFAMIITCIVAFIDSLYLLYVHYFPLVPDAPLFALCTAGTMFDCNAVNTSAYAVLFGLPLSAWGLSFYLFFIAILIVYFKYWRHSIIEFGMLWLTIFAVLLSVVLGFISFGKIKKFCSFCMILWLCNGILLVLVGMHIRRLYNGFKRAVNTIHDFDVIALMKDTQVQKIMIIVSIAGIISLGLGYGLNASLKYAYNQKEKERESKLIEEFKKDYEQYEKVNIPVDDIEPFAGAKENPVHIVVFFDFNCGACHRAIALLNELAMKYEGTVALYLRHFPLDGTCNTFIKHAKDGASCIASQFAYALYGDKEYHEYIMQLMTHTGRVDDDVIKEVITGLKKDFTQLEAKANTPQVNKLLQDDIALGGKLGIHATPTIIINNTKLRPGIPPAYILEMAIKIEMAKNK
- a CDS encoding dCMP deaminase family protein, with the protein product MRPTWDEYFMMIAHDVSTRATCIRRKVGAVIVKDKRILSTGYNGVPTGITHCTPETCLRNIYNVPSGERHELCRGLHAEQNAIIQAAFHGVSIAGAIIYVTHQPCSICTKMLINAGIKTFIFEHPYNDELAKAMMDEAGVEAIIFKR
- a CDS encoding LysE family transporter, encoding MYTIHIFFLFAFGLFIGFISSIPVGAVQLEVIKKAINGHLKPAISVAMGSVTSDFIYGVLVLFGIGGFLHYPKVQIFTYSLGILVIIALLYRSYREHKHIPPAHKPHIQYKKRTSFLTGLTIAITNPGMIVWWVIGYKLLLDLQLFETMSVPLKVTFLVSCCTGLAGYLTLIAFMMNKLQESISDRLLDKMNIVIMILLVFVIIYFSFKLYGLFTNSTIEILYNF
- a CDS encoding transposase, producing MARKLRVQMPGLTYHITSRCIEWRNMLEEEYFKACFVEILRRAKEKYRFKLIAYCIMDNHIHLVIHTVDDGAPIGRIMQYIKARFAEIYNKMTGRTGPFWNERYKDSIVEFARDGFHYLLWLLWYLAYNPVRKNLCSDPTKYHYSSIKAYLQEDADVGVPIDYHDYFKELGKTFAERVKRFMHYDEIYRKRYSIAGWV